CGTCGTTTACATCATCCAGCGGGCCAGGCCCTGACTAACCCTCTGCCGCCGACGGCGGCGCGGAGCATTACATGGAAACTCAAAGCGAGACACTCGCCGACGAAGAGCTGGCGGCAATCACCGGCTACCACAAACCGACCAAACAAATCGCATGGCTGGCAAATAACGGATGGCAATACGCTCTCACCGGAGCCAGGAGGCCGGTAGTGGGAAGGGTCTACGCCCGACTGAAGCTGGCCGGCTTGAAACCATCGGCAACGAATGCAGTCGCCGAAACCTGGACTCTGGACCTCTCGAAGGTAAGTTGATGCGAAAAAGGAAAGCCGCAAACCTGGATCTGCCGCCACGGATGATTCGGCGGATCAGGAAGATGAAGAGCGGGAAAATTTTGGTTTGTTATTACTACTGCGGCAAGACCTCAGAGGGGAAAAGGGTTGAAATCCCACTGGGGACCGATCTGGATGACGCAAAGATCGAATGGGCGCGGCTTGACCGAAAGGTCATGCCAAAGCCTATGCACTTGATGGCTCGCCTGTTCGACGAGTACGAAGAC
This portion of the Pseudomonas sp. MRSN 12121 genome encodes:
- a CDS encoding DUF4224 domain-containing protein, which encodes METQSETLADEELAAITGYHKPTKQIAWLANNGWQYALTGARRPVVGRVYARLKLAGLKPSATNAVAETWTLDLSKVS